GTCGGCAGGCGACTCGAACGTCAACCGCAACGACGAAATACAGGGATCTCTCCACTGCGTCACGCGATGAGACCGCGTGACTTCGGTCGAGATGACGATTCGTGGGTGCAGATGATTGGGTGCAGATGATTTAGATGACCGAGAGCGTACAGGGGCGCCTCGTGCATTGGTCGAGATGACGATTCGTGAGTGCGGATGATTTAGCGGGTGCAGATCGTTTCGTAGTGCCGATTGCTTAGTCGGTGCAGATTGTTTTTGGATGAGAGAGCTTATTGAGGGTTGTCCTTTGGGCGGTCGGAATTGGCTGGGCGATCTGATGGTTTGTCTGTGGGGAGGGTGTAGAGGGTGGGCGGTTTGCGGTGGACTTCGGGTGACGGGTCGCCAGAGGCTTGTGCGGCGTCGGTCGATGCTTCAGCAGCATCGCTGGATGCCGCAGCGGGGGCTTGGTTTGCGGGTGCAGGCGGCTGTGCGGAATCGGAGGTCGATGTAGCTGTGTTTGCTGGGGTTGGGGCGACGGCGTTGGCGGGCTGAGCTTCGGGTTGAACGGTGGAATCGGCTTCTTCGGCTGACGGAGAGGGTTGGCTGACGAAGCGGACTGGGAGATCGTTTTCGGGCGGGGCGGAGGTCTGGGCGAGTTTGACCGCATTCTCCTCTTTGGGGGTGAGGGGTGGGAGATGGTAGATCTCGATGGCGTTGGCGTGGATGAGGGCGAGGGAGAGGCCGTCGGGGGAGAGGGCGAAGTTTTGGCCTGCGCGCTCTACGGGGGTGCAGTCGGCGTGGAGGATTTGCTTGCCGCTGTCGGTCTGATAGACGACGACGGTTTGCGACGAGATCTCGTCGGCGCTAATGGGCTGATCGGAGATGGCGGAGGAGTGGAGGAGGACGCGGCTAAGGGCGAATCGGCCGCTGGACGGGGCGTAGACGAGGGACGGAGCGATGAAGTCGCCGAAGAGACCTTGTTCCCACATCTCCTGCCCCCTCATGTTGAAGCCGCCGACTGCACCGATGGCATTGCCGGCACGGCAGCCGAAGACGATGAACTCACTGTGACTGACGAAGAGTGGGAAGGGGCGGCAGGTGGAGTCGAAGGGAGAGAGCTCGTCGACCTTGCCGGCGTAGGAGTGGAAGTCAAAGGCGTAATGACGATGGCCCTGGTCCACGGTGGCGAGATAGCCGGCGATGGTGACCGGGACTCCTCCGGTGCCCCTGGAGTGGGCGACGCCGGCGAAGTTGGATTTGACTGCAGCACCAGGCTCTGGGGGCAGGTGGAGACGATAGAAATTGATTTGGACGACGGCGGGTTCAGGAGCCGGCTCGACTGGGGTGGGTCCGAAGAGTGGAGTCTTCTGTTTTGGAGGGGCGGGGGTGCGTTTGACGGTCTCGACGGTGAGAAGGTCGGCATCGGGAGAGAGAATGACGGCGGCTATGCGGCGATTGTCTGTGGAGAGAAAAGGGTGCTCGGCAAAGGGCTGGCTGGTGGAGAGGTTGGCGAGAGGAGCGAAGGTAGTGAGGGTGTCGCGGATACGGAGGAGGAAGTGACCGTGGCCCAGATTCCAGAGATATTGGCCGTGGTCGTGGGTGCGCCACGTGGTGCGGGCCAAAATGTGGCCAGAGGGAAGTTCGAGGAGGACGGCGTCGATGGTGCGGTCCATATCGTCCTCGGGCTCGTCGGGGAGTCGCTTGAGGAGGTGACGGGCGCTGAAGGTGAGCAAGAGGTGTTGATTGTCGACATAGTGGATCGTCAACATCGAGCTGCCTGCGAGAAGGAACTGCTCGGAGAGGGGTTGGAAGCCGAACGGTTCCAGGGGCAGGCGCAGCGAAGGCTCGGGACCTTTGGCGGCGAAGAGGAGGGGAGAGAGGAAAAAAAGAAGAACACCCATGAGCGGGAGGCGGTGGCGGAACGTCGAAATGAGAGATCTGGGAACCGTCATGGGAGTAGATGCGTATCTCTGCTCACCGAGAACGCTGGCTGTAATGCTTTCACAGACGCGCGGGCGACGCCAAGGTATGCGGACGAACGGGTGAAAATAATAGCCGGCGTTGGGTTGGTGATACAAAGGCTGCAGAAATTCTGCACACAAAGGATGATGAAATGTCGAACACTTGGATGTTGGGAGTGCCTGGCACGATGAGACGCCGGGCTGGAGTCGGTTTAGTAATTGGCTTGGCTATGGCCGGCGCCTGGAGTGCCGGATTGGCACAGCAGACCAAGGTGGTAAGCGACAATAGCAAGCCGACCGAGACTTATCTACCGATTCCGGGATTCGATACTACCTCCCTAGATACTTCGGTCGATCCCTGTAACGACTTTTACAAGTTTGCCTGCGGGAAGTTCGCGGCGAACCATCCGATCCCCTCAGATCAACCGAACGTTGACCAGTTCTACGCGCTTTATAACGTGAACACTCAATCGTTGAATGGGATTTTGAATAAGGCGGCTGCCGGTGGCGCGGGACGTTCGCCTGATGAGCAGAAGATTGGCGACTACTACAAGGCTTGCATGGACACGGACGCGATTGAAGCCAAGGGGCTGTCTCCAGTTGAACCGCTTTTGCACGAAATCGACGCGGTGAAGAGCAAGTCTGACCTACCGCCACTGATGGGGAAGCTGCAGCGGATCGGCGTGAACGTGTTCTTCGGGTATGGGGAACAGCAGGACTACAAGGACGCGACGAAGCAGATTGCGATTGCGCAGCAGGGTGGGCTTGGGTTGCCAGAAAAAGATTATTACCTTCGCACCGGAGCAAAGGACGTCGAGTTGCGAGGGCAGTATGTTGCTCACGTGGCAAAGATGCTGGAGCTCGCGGGGAGCTCTCCCGAGAAGGCAAAGAAGGATGCGCAATCAATCATGACGTTCGAGACCGCACTGGCCAAGGCGTCGATGGGCGTGACCGAGATGCGCGACCCGGAGAAGGTTTACCATTTGCAGCCGATTGCGACGTTCGAGGCGAGTATGCCGGGGTTCAAATTCGGAGAGTTCGAGGATGAAATGCACTCTCCCCATGTGACAGAGATTAACAATTCGACACCCGATTTCTTTCCTGTTCTCGAGAAGGAGATCCAGGCGACCGACTTGGAGACACTGAAGGCTTATATGCGGTATCAGGTGTTGACAACATCGGCGGGCAGGCTGCCGAAGAGGTTCGATGCAGAGAACTTCGACTTCTACGGACGCATCCTGAATGGCCAGCCGGAGCAGGCAGCACGATGGAAGCGCTGCTCGAACTCCGTGAATGGCGCGCTGGGCGAGGCGTTGGGCAAGGTCTATGTGGAGCAGTACTTTGCCGGAGACAGCAAGGCGAAGATGGTGGAGATGGTCGGCGACATTGAGGCTGCGATGGGACGGGACATCGACCAACTGGACTGGATGTCTGCGGCGACAAAAGTGAAGGCGAAAGAGAAGCTGCACGAGGTTGCGAACAAAATCGGTTATCCGGATAAGTTCCGCGACTACTCGAAGCTCGAGATCAAACCGGATGACGCGCTGGGCAATGCGCGACGTGCGGATGCATTTGAGAATGACCGCCAGTTGAATAAGATCGGCAAGCCGGTGGACCACAGCGAGTGGGGCATGACTCCTCCGGAGGTGAATGCCTACTACAACCAGAGCATGAACGACATCAACTTCCCTGCTGGCATTCTGCAGCCCTCGTTCTACGATCCGAAACAGGATGACGCGGTGAACTACGGGCATATCGGCGCGGTGATTGGACATGAACTGACCCACGGGTTCGACGATGAAGGGAAGAAGTTCGACGGCAAGGGGAACCTGAGCGACTGGTGGACGCCGGAGGATACGAAGAACTTCGTGGCTCGGACGGACTGTCTGGCGGACGAGTATGGTGGCTTTATCGCCGTCGACGACGTGAAGGTGAACGGCAGGTTGACGCTGGGCGAGAACACTGCGGACAATGGCGGGTTGCTGCTGGCTTATATGGCTTACCTCGATCGCGCGAAGAAGGAAGGCGTGGATCTGGCGGCCAGGAAGGACGGCTACACGGCGCCGCAGCGGTTCTACATCGGCTATGCGCAGAACTGGTGCGAGAACTCAAGGCCGGAGCAGGTGCGGACGCAGGTGTTGACGGATCCTCACTCGCCGGATCACTTCCGCGCGAATGGAGCGATTGTGAATCAGCAAGGATTTGCGGCGGCTTTCGGCTGCAAGAAGGGGTCGCCGATGGTGCCGGTAAAGAGCTGCCGCGTCTGGTAGCGAATTAGCTTAGTATTCGAATTCGGGACGCTGCGGGAGAGAGGCTTCGGCTTTCTCTCCCGTCCGCTTTTAAGTGTGCGAGAGTGGAAGTATGGCGGTTTTGGAGAAGAGACGGGCACTGGGGTTTGCCGCGTGTGCGCTGGCTAGTTCGCTGTGGGGGTGCGGGTTTTTCTTTGGCAAGATTGCGCTGGCGGAGATGGGCTTTGCGCATATGGTGCTGTACCGGTTTCTGTTTGCGATGGCGGTGTTGCTTCCGCTGCTGGTGACGCATCGTCCGGGGTTGAACCGGAGGGAGTGGGGGTTGCTTCTAATGGCTTCGTTTCTTGGGGTACCGCTGCAGTTTCTTATTCAGTTCTATGCGCTGTCGATTACGACGGTGAGCCATGCTTCGCTGATGGTTGGGACGATGCCGGTGATTCTGGCGGTGGGGGCGGCGGCATATGCGCATGAGCGGATGGATTGGGTAGGGTGGGTGGCGCTTGCAGGGTCGACCAGTGGGGCTGCGCTGATAGCTCTGGGTGGCGGATTGCACGCAAAGGGTGGCGCGACGCTGGCGGGGGATGCGCTGGTGGTGGTGTCGTTGCTGATCGCGTTGTTCTGGATTCTTTTCAATAAGCGGTTGATGGGGCGGCACTCGCATGTTGTGGTGACGGCGTATGGGTTGCTGCTTGGGACCTTGATGCTGATGGTGTGGGTGCCGGTGCGGTATGGGATGCCGCCGGTGGCGGGGGTTTCGGTGAAGGCGTGGCTGGCGCTGGCGGGGAGCGGGGTGCTTTGTACGGCTACGACTACGCTGCTTTGGAACTGGGGGATGACGCAGGTTCCAGCCTCGCAGGCGGGTGTGCTGCTGAATATGGAGCCGCTGATTGGGAGTCTGCTGGGGGTGCTTGTGCTGGGAGAGCGGCTGGGGCCGAGCGCGTGGGTTGGAGGTGGGTTGATTCTTGCTTCGGCGGTTACGTTGACGACGCGGTCGAAGACCAGGGTGCGCGAGGATATGGCTCTGGCTGGTTGAAGTTGTGGCTAGTGGATGGTTGTTAGTGGCTCCTGGGTCACGGTCGACGACTTCAATTTTTTGGTGGTGTGGCGCCAGATGAGGGTGAGGGTGGTGCCGGCTACGATGAGGCCGGCGCACAGGCCAAGCCAGAGACCGACGGCTCCGTAGTGGAGGCGGAAGCCGAAGAGGTAGCCGATGGGGAGGCCGATGATCCAGTAGCCGACGATCTGGACGACGAGGCCGGCGTGGGTGTTGCCGGCGCCGCGGAGGGAGCCGGTGGCAGTGATCTGGAGGCCGTCGAAGAACTGGAAGATGGCCGCTACGAAGAGCAGAGGGATGGTCGCCGCGATGACGTCGCGGTCGGCCGTGAAGCTGGCGGCGATGGCGTGGGGGAAGAGCAGGAGGACGGCCGAGAAGCAGGCCATCACGCCGGCACCGAGGAGGATTGCGGCCCATCCTGCTGAGGCGGCGTCGGCGGGGGCTTTGCGTCCGATGGCCTGACCGACCCGCACCGCCGCGGCTGCGGAGATAGCAAAAGGAACCATGAAGGTGAAGCTGGCACAGTTGAGTGCTATCTCGTGGCCTGCGAGCGGGAGGCGTCCCATGACTCCGATGAGGAAGGTGACCATGCCGAAGATCGAGATTTCGACGAAGATCTGCCCGCCGGCGGGGGCTCCGAGGAGGGCGAGGCGTCGGAGGCGGCGGGGTTCGAAGTGGCGGGCCATGCTGCGGAGGCCGTATTGGTGGCGGCGCTCGATTCGCCAGAGCGCGATCACCATGAACAGGGCGAGGTAGCAGCGAGAGAAAGAGGTGGCGAGGCCTGCGCCCGTGACGCCGAGGGCGGGGATATGGAAGGGGCCGAAGGCATGGCCGTAGATGAGTAGCCAGTTGCCGCAGACGTTGATGAGGTTTGCTGTGACCAGAGCGACCGCGATGGGGCGTACGTGGTTGAAGGCCTGAAGGTAGCGGCGGAGGGTGAAGTAGAGGAAGAGTGCCGGGGTGCCGTAGTTGAGAGCGCCGAGGAAGGCGACCGAGCCGGTGAGGACGGCGTGGTCGATGGGGAGGCGGAGCATGAGCGCCGGGGCGCAGAGGATTATGAGGATGAGCGTGAGGGCCAGGCCAGCGGCGAGGATGAGGCCGTGGAGGAGCCAGCGGTTGGCTTCTTCAAAGCGACCTGCACCGTGGGACTGGGAGAGGTAGGTGTCGAGGCCGAGGAGAATTCCGGCAATGCCGAATGCGATGGTGTTGTAGAGGACCTGGCCGAGGGCGGCGGCGGAGATGGCGAGCGCGGGGTTGGCCATGTGTCCGACCATGATGGTGTCGACGATGCCCATGGACATCCAGCCGAGTTCGGCGAGGATGAGCGGGAGGGCGAGCGTGAGCACGGGCGGGATTTGCTGGCGAATGGACATTTCTTCTCTGGGTACCCCCCTCCCCCCTCTCGGAGTATTTTGGACGCAAGTTCAATCGAATCTGCAGGATAGAAGCCTATGGTGTCTGTAGAATATTGATTCTTAGAGACTTGTGCCTAAAATACTTGTTTTGCTATATTTAGCTCGAGATTTTGCCGGAAAAGACGAAACCCCGGAGTTGCGCCGGGGTCTTTTTGAAGTCTGCTACCAGTATAACTGGTGGAATGAAACTCATACGCCACGCGAATCTGCTTGTGTGGCGCGGCGATTGGTGAGTTTGGGGGTTGACAAGGGCAAAGAGCGGTACGGCCGTAGATTGTGATAAATAGGAGCAGCTCTGTCGCGAGGGGAGAATAGACAACGCAGCAGAGGGTGGGCTGAAAGGGACGAGCGGTGAGGGCAGGTTAGAGTTCATCGGGATCCTTCGCTCCGCTCAGGATGACGGCAACGGCTTGAGGACAGATTCCATGGCGGCAACGGCTTGAGGGCAGAATTGGTGTTTGCGTCATTCGACTCTGCTCAGGAGCGAATCGGCTTGTCTGTCGCGGGGATTGGTGAGTTTGGGGGTTGACAGCTTTCGGCTGGAGGTGGCCGGACCGTTTTGGAGGCCGCCGAATCAAACGTTTGTGGCCTTTCGATAGTTGTACAGGTCAGCTGCAAGATTGCTCACGAGATTGAGAGAACTGAATGCGCGCTTATGTCGTTGAACGTCCTGAAGCAGCTTTTTCGCAGGTGGAGCTTCCCCGCCCTGTCCCTTCGGCGGGGAAGGTACTGGTGCGCGTGCACGCGAGTGGCGTGAATCCGCTGGACACCAAAATCCGGGCCGGGAAGGCGGCGCATGCAAAGCAGCCGTTGCCTGCAGTGCTGGGTCTGGATATGGCCGGGGTGGTGGAGGAGGTTGGTTCGGGGGTGACGGCGTTTCGACCGGGTGATGAGGTTTATGGCATGGTGGGCGGCGTGGGTGGGCTGCAGGGGGCACTGGCGGAGTTCGTGGTGGCGAATGCCGACCTGATTGCAAGGAAGCCGAAGTCGCTTTCGATGCGCGAGGCCGCGGCTCTGCCGTTGATCACGATTACGGCGTGGGAGGGCATGGTTGATCGCGCGAAGGTGCATGGGGGACAGAAGGTGCTGGTGCATGCGGGTGCGGGTGGAGTGGGGCATGTTGCGGTGCAGCTTGCGAAGGCGTTTGGCGCGGAGGTGTTCGCTACGGTTTCGGCGGAGAAGCGACGAGTCGTGGAAGAGTTTGGTGCAACGGCTATCGACTACCGCGCGGTTTCGGCGGAGCAATATGTCGTGCAGTATGCCGATGGTGAGGGCTTCGATATTGTGTATGACACGGTGGGCGGTGCGACGATTGACGCATCGTTTGTTGCAGTGAAGAGGTATAGCGGCCATGTGGTGAGTTGCCTGGGATGGAGCACGCACTCCCTGGCTCCGCTTTCGTTTCGCGGAGCGACGTACTCGGGTGTGTTTACGCTGATGCCTCTGCTAACGGGAGTGGGGCAGGCGCATCATGGGGAGATTCTTCGCGAGGCGGCGGCGCTGGTTGATGACGGTAAGCTGAGGCCGATGATGAACGAACGACCCTTTGCCGGAACAGATCTTGATGCTGCCCATGCATTGGTGGAGTCCGGTGCTCTGGGTAAAGTGGTGGTCGATCTCTAACGTAATTGTGAATGTTCGAGTCGGAGTGTGGCGTTTGTTTTGGGAGTGGCGAGCGGGTCTGCAGGATTTACACGGCTGTAATCTGCGGCCGGGGAGGCTTGCTACACTTTCAAACATGCTTGATCAACCTTTGACTCATAGTTTTACGCCCGGAAAGAGCGAGGGCACGACGATCCTGAAGCTCGCTGGACCGCTGACCCTGTCTACGATCTTCGGATTTCAGAATGAGTTTCGCGGACAGACGCCGCAGGTGATGATTGTGGATCTGAGCGAGAGTCCGTATATGGATTCGGCCGGGCTGGGGCTACTGATGAACTACTACGTGTCGGCGGAGAGTCATGGGCGGAAGTTGCTGCTGGCGGGGGCGAATGAGCGGATTGAGTCGCTGCTGGAGATGACGAAGGTGCACAAAGTCTTGAAGACCTTCCCGACGGTGGATGCGGCGGAGGCAAGTCTCTAGGAGCCTGTCCGTCACACTGAAGGGCTGATATTGATCTTCGGCGAGGACGCGGATCTTTAGAAAAGACAACGGCAACGGCCACCGCAGATTCCTCCCCCTTCGACTTCGCTCAGGGTGCGGAATGACAAACAAAAGAACAGGCAACGGCCACGACAGAAGAACAGGCAACAGCCACGACAGAAGAACAACATCCAAAGAACAAACTTAACTGCAAAACAGGGCTGTTTTCCTTTTTGTGAAGAAGCCTCGCTGCGAAGTTTTCGCATCTTTACATCGAGAGATACCAAGGGGGTTCTGTGAGCGATCTTGTTCTTGATCCGAAGACGACGGCGCTGGTGCTGATCGATCTGGAGTATGGCATTGCGGCAATGGATCTGGCGCCGTATAGCTCGGCTGATGTGGTGAGCCGGTGCGCTGGGCTGGCGAAGACGTTTCGGAAGAAGGGCGCGGCGGTAATTTTCGTGAAGGTGCTGATTCCGGAGATGCTGCAGCTGCCGGTGGATACGCCGTTGATGCGAGGCACGCCGCCGCCCAATGCCACTGAGTTTGTTCCGGAGGCCGGGGTGCAGGCGGAGGATCTGATTGTGAAGAAGCGGTCGTGGGGCGCGTTTTATGGGACCGATCTCGAACTGCATTTGAGGCGGCGTGGGATCAAGACGATCGTGATTGGCGGGATCGCTACTAATTTTGGCGTGGAGTCTACCGCGCGGGCTGCGTTCGATCAGGGGTATGAGGTGGTGTTCGCCGAGGATGCGATGTCGAGCGTGAGCGCGGAGGCGCATGAGTTCCCGATAAAGAATGTGTTTCCGATGATGGGGCGGGTTCGGAGTGTGACGCAGATTGTGAAGGCGCTCGGGTAGGCGGGATGGCGCGCTCTATCCTGTTTCGTGAGTCCTGCCGGACGGGCTCCCTGCGCGGGAGGCGGTCACTTCGTGACGTGTGTACCGGTCTTGGTGGGTGATGTGCGTGGGTCCTCCCTTTGGTCGGAATGGGCTTACTGTGGGGTGATGATGCCTCCTACCGGCATACTGCTGGGGAGATGGGCTTTCTTTTCGCTGGGGCGCTTGAGGTGCATGGCTTCCGCGGTCATGTCGGTGTACTTGAGGCCGGCGCCGGTGTTGAAGAGGACGACCTTGTCGGTGGGATTGAGGTCGCCGGTGGCGAGGAGGGCGTCGTAGGCCGCGGTGGCGGCGGCTCCTTCGGGGGAGAGGAAGATTCCCTCGTGTTTGGCCCAGTCCAGAATGCTGCTTAAGATCTCTTCGTCTGAAAAAGCGAGGGCTTTGCCACCGGATTGGCGGACGATGTCGAGGATGATGGCGTCGCCGTAGGGCTTGGGAACGCGAAGGCCGGCGGCGAAGGTGGCCGCGTTCTCGAAGAACTCGCTGGCGGGCTTGTGTTCGTCAAAGGCTTTGGCGATGGGAGCGCAGCCGGAGGCCTGGAGGGCGTACATCTTTGGGCGCTTGCTTCCCTTCTCGACCCAGCCTAACTGCTCCATTTCGTCGAAGGCCTTCCACATGCCGATGAGGCCGACGCCGCCGCCGGTGGGATAGAAGACCGCGTCGGGGTAGGTCCAGCCCAGCTGCTCGACGAGTTCGTAGCCCATGGTTTTTTTGCCTTCTACGCGGAAGGGCTCCTTGAGGGTGGAGATGTCGAACCAGACCTGGTTGGCGGGAGTGTTGGCGTCGCGCTGGGCTTTGATGTTTTCGGCGACCATGCGGGCGCAGTCGGAGATGAGGCCATCGACCATGGTGACGTCGGCTCCGTAGACGATGCCTTCGAGGTAGTTGGCGAAGGGGACGTCCTGGGGCATGAAGATGTGGGCCTTGATGTCTGCTGCGGCGGCGTAGGCGGCGAGGGCTCCAGCGGCGTTGCCTGCGGAGGGGACGGCGAGATGCTGGAGGCCGTAGTGCTTCGCCATGGTGACGGCGAGCGAGAGGCCGCGGGCCTTGAAGGTGCCGGTGGGGTTTGCGCCTTCTTCCTTGATGTAGAGG
This Tunturibacter gelidoferens DNA region includes the following protein-coding sequences:
- a CDS encoding M13 family metallopeptidase, coding for MAQQTKVVSDNSKPTETYLPIPGFDTTSLDTSVDPCNDFYKFACGKFAANHPIPSDQPNVDQFYALYNVNTQSLNGILNKAAAGGAGRSPDEQKIGDYYKACMDTDAIEAKGLSPVEPLLHEIDAVKSKSDLPPLMGKLQRIGVNVFFGYGEQQDYKDATKQIAIAQQGGLGLPEKDYYLRTGAKDVELRGQYVAHVAKMLELAGSSPEKAKKDAQSIMTFETALAKASMGVTEMRDPEKVYHLQPIATFEASMPGFKFGEFEDEMHSPHVTEINNSTPDFFPVLEKEIQATDLETLKAYMRYQVLTTSAGRLPKRFDAENFDFYGRILNGQPEQAARWKRCSNSVNGALGEALGKVYVEQYFAGDSKAKMVEMVGDIEAAMGRDIDQLDWMSAATKVKAKEKLHEVANKIGYPDKFRDYSKLEIKPDDALGNARRADAFENDRQLNKIGKPVDHSEWGMTPPEVNAYYNQSMNDINFPAGILQPSFYDPKQDDAVNYGHIGAVIGHELTHGFDDEGKKFDGKGNLSDWWTPEDTKNFVARTDCLADEYGGFIAVDDVKVNGRLTLGENTADNGGLLLAYMAYLDRAKKEGVDLAARKDGYTAPQRFYIGYAQNWCENSRPEQVRTQVLTDPHSPDHFRANGAIVNQQGFAAAFGCKKGSPMVPVKSCRVW
- a CDS encoding DMT family transporter — its product is MAVLEKRRALGFAACALASSLWGCGFFFGKIALAEMGFAHMVLYRFLFAMAVLLPLLVTHRPGLNRREWGLLLMASFLGVPLQFLIQFYALSITTVSHASLMVGTMPVILAVGAAAYAHERMDWVGWVALAGSTSGAALIALGGGLHAKGGATLAGDALVVVSLLIALFWILFNKRLMGRHSHVVVTAYGLLLGTLMLMVWVPVRYGMPPVAGVSVKAWLALAGSGVLCTATTTLLWNWGMTQVPASQAGVLLNMEPLIGSLLGVLVLGERLGPSAWVGGGLILASAVTLTTRSKTRVREDMALAG
- a CDS encoding MATE family efflux transporter, with protein sequence MSIRQQIPPVLTLALPLILAELGWMSMGIVDTIMVGHMANPALAISAAALGQVLYNTIAFGIAGILLGLDTYLSQSHGAGRFEEANRWLLHGLILAAGLALTLILIILCAPALMLRLPIDHAVLTGSVAFLGALNYGTPALFLYFTLRRYLQAFNHVRPIAVALVTANLINVCGNWLLIYGHAFGPFHIPALGVTGAGLATSFSRCYLALFMVIALWRIERRHQYGLRSMARHFEPRRLRRLALLGAPAGGQIFVEISIFGMVTFLIGVMGRLPLAGHEIALNCASFTFMVPFAISAAAAVRVGQAIGRKAPADAASAGWAAILLGAGVMACFSAVLLLFPHAIAASFTADRDVIAATIPLLFVAAIFQFFDGLQITATGSLRGAGNTHAGLVVQIVGYWIIGLPIGYLFGFRLHYGAVGLWLGLCAGLIVAGTTLTLIWRHTTKKLKSSTVTQEPLTTIH
- a CDS encoding zinc-dependent alcohol dehydrogenase family protein → MRAYVVERPEAAFSQVELPRPVPSAGKVLVRVHASGVNPLDTKIRAGKAAHAKQPLPAVLGLDMAGVVEEVGSGVTAFRPGDEVYGMVGGVGGLQGALAEFVVANADLIARKPKSLSMREAAALPLITITAWEGMVDRAKVHGGQKVLVHAGAGGVGHVAVQLAKAFGAEVFATVSAEKRRVVEEFGATAIDYRAVSAEQYVVQYADGEGFDIVYDTVGGATIDASFVAVKRYSGHVVSCLGWSTHSLAPLSFRGATYSGVFTLMPLLTGVGQAHHGEILREAAALVDDGKLRPMMNERPFAGTDLDAAHALVESGALGKVVVDL
- a CDS encoding STAS domain-containing protein; translated protein: MLDQPLTHSFTPGKSEGTTILKLAGPLTLSTIFGFQNEFRGQTPQVMIVDLSESPYMDSAGLGLLMNYYVSAESHGRKLLLAGANERIESLLEMTKVHKVLKTFPTVDAAEASL
- a CDS encoding hydrolase, which translates into the protein MSDLVLDPKTTALVLIDLEYGIAAMDLAPYSSADVVSRCAGLAKTFRKKGAAVIFVKVLIPEMLQLPVDTPLMRGTPPPNATEFVPEAGVQAEDLIVKKRSWGAFYGTDLELHLRRRGIKTIVIGGIATNFGVESTARAAFDQGYEVVFAEDAMSSVSAEAHEFPIKNVFPMMGRVRSVTQIVKALG
- a CDS encoding threonine synthase, with translation MAVIASLECSRCRHHVTAETPQTLCPLCAGSLYVRYDMDKLRHTAKREDIAARAAASPASLGMWRYSSVLPDVTPVTLGEGWTPMLHSKRYPGLYIKEEGANPTGTFKARGLSLAVTMAKHYGLQHLAVPSAGNAAGALAAYAAAADIKAHIFMPQDVPFANYLEGIVYGADVTMVDGLISDCARMVAENIKAQRDANTPANQVWFDISTLKEPFRVEGKKTMGYELVEQLGWTYPDAVFYPTGGGVGLIGMWKAFDEMEQLGWVEKGSKRPKMYALQASGCAPIAKAFDEHKPASEFFENAATFAAGLRVPKPYGDAIILDIVRQSGGKALAFSDEEILSSILDWAKHEGIFLSPEGAAATAAYDALLATGDLNPTDKVVLFNTGAGLKYTDMTAEAMHLKRPSEKKAHLPSSMPVGGIITPQ